Below is a genomic region from Ciona intestinalis unplaced genomic scaffold, KH HT001226.1, whole genome shotgun sequence.
ATATATCCCAAactatactaatatatatccCGAactatactaatatatatccCAAACTATACTCATATATCCCAAACTATACCAATATATCCCAAACTATGCTCATATATCCCAAACTATACCTATATATCTCAAATTATACTAACATATATCCCAAattatactaatatatatccCAAACTATACTCATATATCCCAAACTATACCTATATATCTCAAATTATACTAACATATATCCCAAattatactaatatatatccCAAACTATACTCATATATCCCAAactatactaatatatatccCGAACTATACGCATAGATCCCAAACTATAGATATATATGCCAAACTATACTAATAAATATCCCAAACTATACTCATATATCCCAAATTATACTAATATATACCCAAAACTATACTAATATATCCCCAACTATACCTATATATCCCAAattatactaatatatatccTGAACTATATTCATATATCCCAAAGTTTACTGATAAATATCCCAAACTATACTCATAATTTTCTCAaaatatactaatatatatcccgaactatattcatatatatctCAATCTAAACCAAGACAGAAATTAATAACTTGAAAATGGAATGCATTATATTTTGAAAGAAACACTAACtttgcataaaatataattatgtttCAAATACGATATTTAATTTGAGATGGAATTTTAGAAACGCATgattctatttttataaagcaataaaacaatcacatttaaagttttcaaacaacacttaaaaatgaaatatttataccaAAATTTAACGACTTTTATCAccataaaattgtattttttattaaattctaCAAAgctaattaattattttcgATGGGTTTCGACGAAAATTAACCAAAGTATTTCTAGTGTTTAGTATTCCATGTCATCTTTCCAAAGTAACAGCTTCTACGCACATTTCTGGGTTTTCAATGTCACGCTTACTTTGCACTAATCTGAGCTCCAGGTTTTTAAAGTTCGGTTTCTTCCCATCTTCTATTTCACCTATGGATATAATTCATAAATAAATTCACTAAGTTAAAGTTATTTCCATATTTAATATAGAGCCATaagtggtaaatatttttaagcttTATGAGAAAATGTAGTGTGACATAACATGtcaaaaacatgcattttctttacatatgtggtaattaataagcgggcacaagtgtatgaaacagaacacctgtgttataacaaatgttgttGCCCTACCAGACATCAAAAAACTTACACCTATTTAATAGGTaatccaaattgtcagccatgtaGAAAAAATCTAtcacaaagctacatacatggtaacttgtaagcaggcacaaggtgtatgaaacagaatacctgtggtataacgactCTCCTTTTCCCGTGCAAGCAAGAATAcacattgatttattttaaacatctttttatttattcaaacactAACCGTTAGCAGAGCTTAATGTCCTGACAAGAATTCTTTGCATTGTAGAAATAACTTTTTCCAGTGCTAGTTTTAGGTTATCAGGGAAACGGTGTGTCCAAGCCAAAAGCAACGCAGCGAATAGGTCACCTGACCCAACGAACGCTGCGTCAATCATTGGCATTTCAAGTTTAATTCTCTgattttttgttccatttgattctgtataaaatttttatttttttttttaaattgttttttaaaaaattttcaaaatttataaaaaaaaatctctcACAAAGTAATAAGCATGATAACTCGtgagctggcacaaggtgcatgaacacctgtgttataataaacgttgttgccccgctatgcgagaattaataagttacatttattcaataaataggatgtccaaattgtcagtcatacagacAAAATTCACCTACGAGGTTACCTATAAgggaactcgtaagcaggtacgagatgtaagaaacagaactttataatataacaacagttgctaccccgccatgcaaggataaatatgttacattcattaattaaataggttgtccaagttgtcatacagaaaaaatcacctacaaaattatatatgtaataacttttaagcggacacgaggtgtatgaaacagaacaccaatgttataacaactgtcgttttcctgccaggcgagaataaagaagttacattcatttattcaattaataGTTTCCCAAAATTCATACTAACTTGAGTGCTTGCTGCCATATCCAATCAAAGAGGTTTTCTGCCCAAGGTCTGAACTACTTATTACAATAGTATTTGGGCCATACGTGTGCAGCTTCTCAATGCTTGCAATAGCTTCTGATTCATTTGTGATCTTAATATCTAagaaatacagaaaaaaattaaatttataccaaaaaagttataaagttCCCGTAGAATTTTTCAAGAAACACTATATCCAATGtgagtgaggtcctgcagtgtgGCACACAAATGTCCTAGAATTTAGGCCTATTAttccaacattttttattatataatatatcaaaTTTTTCAACAAACCTGTTAAAATTTCCGCTTCAAATTGGTTAGGAGTTAGGATGTCAGCGATAGGTATAACTTCGTCTCTATATACCGGTAATACATCTTCTGGCACATACATTTTTCCTTCTCCTCCCCAAGTGTCTCCCATTACTGGATCACAAACTGTATGTAGGaagattaaatgaatgtaaatttttaatcCTCACGTGGtagggtaatgacagtcgttataccatgggtgttttgttttatacacctcgtacccgctcacgagttacgtttttttcatttttttttttcattttttttttcatttttttttttattttttaaagtatgaccgaacaatgttttatttttgtgtggtggggcaatgatagtcgttttaatatgggtgttctgtttcatacaccttgtacccgctcacgagttacgtttttttcatttttttttttcatttttttttctattttttaaagtatgaccgaacaatgttttatttttgtgtggtggggcaatgatagtcgttataaaatgggtgttttgtttcatacacctcgttcccgcttacaagttacattttttttcatgtatgaatgtaaatttttaatcCTCTCGTGGTAGGGAATgatagtcattataatatgagtgttctgtttcatacacctcgtgcctgcttacaagttaccacgtatgtaactttgtgggtgaatagtttttggatttttttaaaattttttctatataccatgcaatagtagcagcattgagccttgaacccagtatGCTCTAGTGTCAAACAAATCCAACAATTTAGTCTTCCTACTTACCATAAATAAGCTTTGGATTAatctgttttaattctttaataaTTTCAACCATTTTTCGGAGCATTAATTTGTCTCGGCAGtaacctataaaaaaaaatttaagttatctttttttattaagtatatctacaagtttaaaacagtttttgggaatagtttttgaaaaagaatgtataaaaaatttcaaattcacagttttctttttgtaaatagaaaataaattttttttttaagtaagaATACATGACatcttaaaaaacaattaaaaaataaagtatataaatattaacatctatttataaattcacaaaatttgtatatgtatACGCATATAAGAATTTGGGGtcatgggccaactttggcctaaactCCAGGTCCCTTGATGCgtcactataggacctcacctatacaGAACATATTCCTTACCTGTTAACACGTAATCATATCGAATACACtcatttagttttaatgtCTCGTATAACTCTTCTAATTCATTGCATTTAAGAACTTGGCCCTTCCAGTGGGGGTAACCAGTATGATTTGAAAATTGTACAGAATTAATACAGTCGACCTCAAACCCAAGAagctaaaagtaaaaaaaaaaaattttgttgcttctgctaccaggcataatgtaaatatccTTTAGCTGCTAATCTGTTATAAATTGtactgtatttttgttttttctctgGCAAAGTCTGCCATTCGGGAAGATTTTATTCGGAAATAGCAGAAAAAAAtgtggaaaaaaatgtatttttttataacagaattatataatagATTATAATTGTAATTGTTATAGTTAGGATATAGAAAATCATTAcgacatggatgttctgtttcatacacctcg
It encodes:
- the LOC100178162 gene encoding pyridoxal kinase-like — translated: METCRVLSIQSHVVRGYVGNRSAVFPLQLLGFEVDCINSVQFSNHTGYPHWKGQVLKCNELEELYETLKLNECIRYDYVLTGYCRDKLMLRKMVEIIKELKQINPKLIYVCDPVMGDTWGGEGKMYVPEDVLPVYRDEVIPIADILTPNQFEAEILTDIKITNESEAIASIEKLHTYGPNTIVISSSDLGQKTSLIGYGSKHSKSNGTKNQRIKLEMPMIDAAFVGSGDLFAALLLAWTHRFPDNLKLALEKVISTMQRILVRTLSSANGEIEDGKKPNFKNLELRLVQSKRDIENPEMCVEAVTLER